Proteins encoded within one genomic window of Alcanivorax sp. REN37:
- a CDS encoding TonB-dependent receptor domain-containing protein yields the protein MTRLRITPSLLAVSVAAASGAAFAQSAVTELQRVQVVSTASGYEQKITDAPASITVVSREDLEQKRYANLAEALEDVEGIDVRGNTGKTGGLNISIRGMPAEYTLILIDGRRQNTSGNIGPNGFGEYNTSFMPPMSAIERIEVVRGPMSTLYGSDAMGGVVNIITRKVGREWGGNFTQDYTLQEEREFGDTYSTSLYASGPLVDDTLGLTVRGGLTHRDESDLKATGVGSAAGATLNTRGQNVVEARQYNVGARFDLTALDNNDLWLDFDLAKQKYDNGSPDDRKLSNNDTPTNWRGYDDTLRFNRHQIALGHDGNYGLVQTQSSLMYNYTETLGRTIPGNPSNPGNTGIPGKNVMDDRELENTNWVFDTKAMMGLGDSHFLTVGGQWWKAEMLDAMAGGDEFKQTTWSLFAEDEWRIVDSFALTLGARHDQHDAFGGHFSPRAYGVWSATPEVTLKGGVSGGYKTPQVNELHNGINGVSGQGTVATVGNPDLKPETSLSQELGLYYDAEDGFAFNVTVFHNEFKDKITGVAGRYNCNYDGSGTQPIPNPLPGDCYNLVGYDGQYEVSWQENVDKARTQGVELGSTFPLADTVSLGLNYTYTDSEIRKNGQNAGQLSDTPRHMAHARLNWQATPRVSLWTRVDYRGESRRFDGRTSDLNAANQALYNAVGDIKGYELVSVGGSFRVNPALTLNAGIYNALNKDFRKFTAYDYNGQTYYASQYSHFNRSTKGGVLEGRRLWVSANFTF from the coding sequence ATGACCCGCCTCCGCATTACGCCTTCACTGCTTGCTGTGTCTGTTGCGGCTGCCTCTGGCGCCGCCTTTGCCCAATCTGCCGTTACCGAATTGCAGCGCGTCCAGGTGGTGTCCACCGCCAGCGGCTACGAGCAGAAGATCACCGACGCGCCGGCCAGCATCACCGTGGTCAGCCGTGAAGACCTAGAGCAGAAGCGCTACGCCAACCTGGCTGAAGCGCTGGAGGATGTGGAAGGCATCGATGTGCGTGGCAACACCGGCAAGACCGGCGGACTGAACATTTCCATCCGCGGCATGCCGGCCGAATACACCCTGATCCTGATCGACGGCCGCCGTCAGAACACTTCCGGCAACATTGGCCCGAACGGTTTTGGCGAGTACAACACCAGCTTTATGCCGCCGATGTCCGCCATTGAGCGCATCGAAGTGGTACGCGGGCCGATGTCGACCTTGTACGGTTCCGACGCCATGGGCGGTGTGGTCAACATCATCACCCGCAAGGTCGGCCGTGAATGGGGCGGTAATTTCACCCAAGACTACACGCTGCAGGAAGAACGCGAGTTCGGTGACACCTACAGCACCAGTCTGTATGCCAGCGGCCCGCTGGTGGACGACACCCTCGGTCTGACCGTGCGCGGCGGCCTCACCCACCGTGATGAGTCTGACCTGAAGGCCACCGGCGTCGGCAGCGCCGCCGGTGCCACGCTCAACACCCGCGGCCAAAACGTAGTGGAAGCGCGCCAGTACAATGTCGGCGCCCGCTTCGACCTGACCGCCCTCGACAACAATGACCTGTGGCTGGATTTCGATCTGGCCAAGCAAAAGTACGACAACGGCAGTCCCGACGACCGCAAGCTGTCGAACAACGACACGCCCACCAACTGGCGCGGTTACGACGACACGCTGCGTTTCAATCGTCACCAGATCGCGCTCGGTCACGACGGCAATTACGGCCTGGTCCAGACCCAGTCCAGCCTGATGTACAACTACACCGAGACCCTCGGCCGCACCATTCCCGGCAACCCCAGCAATCCGGGCAACACCGGCATCCCCGGCAAGAATGTGATGGATGACCGCGAGCTAGAAAACACCAACTGGGTGTTCGACACCAAAGCCATGATGGGCCTCGGCGACAGCCACTTCCTCACCGTCGGCGGTCAATGGTGGAAAGCCGAGATGCTCGATGCCATGGCGGGCGGCGACGAGTTCAAACAAACCACTTGGTCGCTGTTTGCCGAAGATGAATGGCGCATCGTCGACAGCTTCGCGCTGACCTTAGGCGCCCGTCACGATCAGCACGATGCGTTCGGCGGCCATTTCAGCCCGCGCGCCTACGGTGTTTGGAGCGCCACGCCAGAAGTGACTTTGAAAGGCGGTGTCAGCGGCGGCTATAAAACCCCGCAAGTGAATGAGCTGCACAACGGCATCAACGGCGTGTCCGGCCAAGGCACCGTGGCCACCGTCGGCAACCCGGACTTGAAGCCGGAGACCAGCCTCAGCCAGGAGCTCGGCCTGTATTACGATGCTGAAGACGGCTTCGCCTTCAACGTCACCGTGTTCCACAACGAATTCAAAGACAAAATCACCGGTGTTGCCGGTCGCTACAACTGCAACTACGACGGCAGCGGCACGCAGCCGATCCCCAACCCGCTGCCTGGCGATTGCTACAACTTGGTCGGTTACGACGGCCAGTACGAAGTCAGCTGGCAGGAAAACGTGGACAAGGCACGCACCCAGGGGGTTGAGCTGGGCAGCACTTTCCCGCTGGCCGACACCGTGTCACTGGGCCTGAACTACACCTACACCGACAGTGAAATCCGCAAGAACGGCCAGAACGCCGGCCAGCTGTCCGACACCCCGCGCCACATGGCGCACGCGCGCCTGAACTGGCAAGCCACGCCGCGTGTCAGCCTGTGGACCCGTGTCGACTACCGTGGTGAAAGCCGGCGCTTCGACGGCCGCACCAGCGATCTGAACGCCGCCAACCAAGCGCTGTACAACGCCGTGGGTGACATCAAAGGCTATGAGTTGGTGAGTGTGGGCGGCAGCTTCCGGGTCAACCCGGCACTGACCCTCAACGCCGGCATCTACAACGCGCTGAACAAAGACTTCCGCAAGTTCACCGCCTATGACTACAACGGCCAAACCTACTACGCCAGCCAGTACAGCCACTTCAACCGCTCCACCAAGGGCGGCGTGTTGGAAGGCCGTCGGCTGTGGGTGTCCGCCAACTTCACCTTCTGA
- a CDS encoding carboxymuconolactone decarboxylase family protein, producing the protein MERVNLGKAAPALYQGVMELERLVSAALADAGIALGFAHLLRLRASQLNQCAFCMRLHARDALTSGESADRIAVLPGWRETAYFDATERAGLALMEAITLVSVGQVEDAVYAQAAAVLSPAQMAAIEWLAVVINSWNRIAIASRYPVAP; encoded by the coding sequence ATGGAAAGAGTGAATTTGGGCAAGGCTGCACCAGCGTTATATCAGGGGGTGATGGAACTGGAGCGCCTGGTGTCTGCCGCGTTGGCCGATGCCGGTATCGCCCTCGGCTTCGCTCACCTGCTCAGGTTGCGTGCCTCGCAGCTCAATCAGTGCGCGTTCTGTATGCGTTTGCATGCCCGCGATGCGCTCACCAGCGGTGAGTCGGCGGACCGCATTGCAGTGTTGCCGGGGTGGCGGGAGACCGCTTATTTCGACGCCACTGAGCGCGCTGGATTAGCGCTGATGGAGGCGATCACTTTGGTGTCCGTCGGGCAGGTGGAGGACGCGGTCTACGCGCAGGCGGCCGCCGTGTTGTCGCCGGCACAGATGGCGGCGATCGAATGGTTGGCGGTGGTGATCAACAGTTGGAACCGCATTGCCATTGCCAGCCGCTATCCGGTGGCGCCGTAA
- a CDS encoding PepSY-associated TM helix domain-containing protein, with translation MSTPTSSLASARSFWLRHLHRWHWISSALCLIGMVLFAVTGITLNHAGQIEAQPQVTLRTALLPEPLRAQWADAEPDAAARAGLQQWLRDQWQLRSTLDGLEWDNDELYLPLPRPGGDGWLSADLTSGEVEYEVTDRGWISWLNDLHKGRNTGLAWSWFLDLFAVACLVFSLTGLLLLYLHGRQRPGTWPVVGLGLVIPLVLIVLFMHA, from the coding sequence GTGTCGACACCCACCTCTTCCCTCGCCAGCGCTCGCAGTTTTTGGCTGCGCCACTTGCATCGCTGGCACTGGATCAGCTCAGCGCTGTGCCTGATCGGCATGGTGTTGTTCGCGGTGACCGGCATCACGCTGAACCACGCTGGCCAAATTGAGGCCCAACCGCAGGTGACGCTGCGCACCGCGCTGCTGCCCGAGCCGCTGCGCGCGCAATGGGCCGACGCGGAGCCCGACGCCGCCGCGCGCGCCGGATTGCAGCAGTGGTTGCGTGACCAATGGCAGCTGCGCAGCACGCTCGATGGGTTGGAATGGGACAACGACGAGCTTTATCTGCCGCTGCCACGCCCAGGCGGTGACGGTTGGCTGAGCGCCGACCTGACCAGCGGCGAGGTCGAGTACGAAGTCACCGACCGCGGTTGGATCAGTTGGCTCAACGATCTGCACAAAGGCCGTAACACCGGTCTCGCTTGGTCTTGGTTCCTGGATTTGTTTGCCGTGGCCTGCCTGGTGTTTTCGCTCACCGGCCTGCTGCTGCTCTACCTGCACGGGCGTCAGCGCCCCGGCACTTGGCCCGTGGTGGGCTTGGGGCTGGTGATTCCGCTGGTGTTGATCGTGCTGTTTATGCACGCCTGA
- a CDS encoding DUF2271 domain-containing protein, translating into MRLVAPFVCAAALLPAVAAAATLTVDVEVPTLNVAEYHRPYVALWLEPAAGEPVNLAVWYDLKLKDNEGEKWLKDMRLWWRKTGRTLTMPVDGVSGATRVPGRHTVTFAGDQAPLAGLPAGDYTLHVEAAREVGGREVVSIPFTWPAPNSPAEARGNSELGRIRVAVE; encoded by the coding sequence ATGCGCCTTGTTGCCCCTTTCGTCTGCGCTGCGGCACTGCTGCCAGCAGTGGCGGCCGCCGCCACGCTGACAGTGGACGTGGAAGTGCCGACCCTGAACGTGGCCGAGTATCACCGCCCCTACGTGGCGCTGTGGCTGGAGCCAGCCGCCGGCGAGCCGGTCAACCTGGCGGTGTGGTATGACCTCAAGCTGAAGGACAACGAAGGCGAAAAGTGGCTCAAGGACATGCGCCTGTGGTGGCGCAAAACCGGCCGCACCCTAACGATGCCGGTGGACGGCGTGTCCGGCGCCACCCGCGTGCCGGGGCGTCACACCGTCACCTTCGCCGGCGACCAAGCACCGCTGGCCGGATTGCCGGCCGGCGACTACACCCTGCATGTGGAAGCCGCGCGCGAAGTCGGCGGCCGTGAAGTGGTGTCGATACCCTTCACCTGGCCGGCGCCGAATAGCCCCGCCGAAGCCCGTGGCAACAGCGAACTCGGCCGCATCCGCGTCGCCGTTGAATGA
- a CDS encoding DUF4198 domain-containing protein, with protein MMMSARRWPALATAAVLALSLSSAAQAHRQWLVPSATALSADDVYVTVDAAISNELFHPDHFAMPLDGLQAIGPDGKPVALENAMAGRYRTTFDVPLAQRGTYKIHANGGGVMAMWKENGENKRWRGSADQLATAVPKGAKDLRVIEMVRHLETYVTNGAPTTEVFTLENKGLELRPVTHPNDLVDNEAATFQLLLDGKPAADLDVEVVPGNRRYRNSPDEMTVKTGADGRFSVTFPAPGMYWLNASVSDGNTSLPGASRRASYTATMEVLPQ; from the coding sequence ATGATGATGTCTGCACGCCGCTGGCCCGCGCTGGCCACCGCCGCCGTTCTGGCGCTGTCCCTGTCCAGTGCCGCCCAGGCCCACCGCCAATGGCTGGTGCCGTCGGCCACCGCGCTGTCCGCCGACGATGTCTATGTCACCGTGGATGCTGCGATTTCCAACGAATTGTTCCATCCGGACCACTTCGCCATGCCGCTTGACGGTCTGCAGGCAATCGGCCCGGACGGCAAGCCGGTGGCACTGGAAAACGCCATGGCCGGTCGCTATCGCACCACCTTTGACGTACCGCTGGCTCAGCGTGGTACCTACAAGATCCACGCCAACGGCGGCGGCGTGATGGCGATGTGGAAAGAAAATGGCGAGAACAAGCGCTGGCGCGGCAGCGCCGACCAACTCGCCACCGCGGTGCCGAAAGGCGCCAAGGACCTGCGCGTGATCGAAATGGTCCGCCACTTGGAAACCTACGTCACCAACGGTGCCCCCACCACCGAGGTGTTTACGCTGGAAAACAAAGGCCTGGAGCTGCGCCCGGTCACCCACCCCAATGACCTGGTCGACAACGAAGCCGCCACCTTCCAGTTGCTGCTGGACGGCAAGCCGGCCGCCGACCTGGACGTAGAAGTGGTGCCCGGCAACCGCCGCTACCGCAACAGCCCGGACGAAATGACGGTGAAAACCGGCGCCGACGGCCGCTTCAGCGTGACCTTCCCAGCACCGGGCATGTACTGGCTCAACGCCAGCGTCAGCGACGGCAATACGTCCCTGCCGGGCGCCAGCCGCCGTGCCAGCTACACCGCCACCATGGAAGTGCTGCCGCAGTAA
- a CDS encoding NADPH cytochrome P450 oxidoreductase family protein, with amino-acid sequence MMRSAPLLRRLLTGTVLGVLLLLWGSAGLLAALNPPSSTDRPLRPEQLAAQLSALPLPAPVTVEAVSVQAGALAQAWLQDGHGTRHHLYLDPVQGTPVTLRAGWLAPLAGHAQRWAAPLRAPLPALALLAVGYLLVCRPLWRRRPPLVAASGSALVCYGSQSGTAEALAQHSAALLGDLPCLPLNAVTADQLRRLQQLWVVTSTYGEGDAPDNAALFAKTLAAAGPLPRLHYQVLGLGDHRYQQFCGYAAQLDQALAQAGATPQTALLCMAEREPQVWQRWLSTLGSDSDSDGAPLPLATWQPARLSGRTLLNPGSAGGGLYHITLTPHSPLSWQAGDVVEIACGDDADSVRAYSIASLPSDGAISLLVRQLAVAPGQWGLGSGLLTEHWPLNQEVRVRVRTNSGFHSQPGPAILIGSGTGLAGLLGHLRQRGRAHPADTWLLWGERNAAVDDICAIELAEWAGRGVQIDKVFSRDGHPLRYVQELLPGYADQLDHWLQRGATLYVCGSLDGMGAGVDQTLRSLFGAERIDQLLAAGRYRRDLY; translated from the coding sequence ATGATGCGCTCTGCCCCCCTGCTGCGCCGGCTGCTGACCGGCACTGTCCTCGGCGTCCTGTTGCTGCTGTGGGGCAGTGCCGGGTTGTTAGCCGCGCTCAATCCCCCCTCTAGCACCGACCGCCCACTGCGGCCGGAGCAACTGGCTGCGCAGCTGTCTGCACTGCCGTTGCCGGCGCCGGTGACGGTGGAGGCGGTATCGGTGCAAGCCGGCGCGCTGGCACAGGCTTGGCTGCAGGACGGCCACGGCACCCGGCACCATCTCTATCTCGACCCGGTGCAAGGCACCCCGGTGACCCTGCGCGCCGGCTGGCTGGCGCCGCTCGCCGGTCACGCACAACGCTGGGCGGCGCCGCTGCGCGCACCGCTGCCGGCGCTCGCGCTGCTGGCCGTTGGCTACCTGCTGGTGTGCCGCCCACTGTGGCGCCGCCGCCCACCACTGGTGGCCGCCTCCGGCAGCGCGCTGGTGTGCTACGGCAGCCAGTCCGGTACTGCTGAAGCACTGGCCCAGCACAGCGCCGCATTACTCGGCGACCTGCCTTGCCTGCCGCTTAATGCCGTCACCGCCGACCAACTGCGGCGGTTGCAGCAGCTGTGGGTGGTGACCAGCACCTATGGTGAAGGCGATGCGCCGGACAACGCGGCGCTGTTTGCCAAGACGCTGGCCGCCGCCGGCCCTCTGCCCCGTTTGCACTACCAAGTGTTGGGGCTCGGCGATCACCGTTACCAGCAATTCTGCGGCTATGCCGCCCAACTCGATCAGGCGCTGGCGCAGGCCGGCGCCACGCCGCAGACCGCACTGCTGTGCATGGCCGAGCGCGAACCGCAGGTGTGGCAGCGCTGGCTGAGCACGCTGGGCAGCGACAGCGACAGCGATGGCGCGCCGCTGCCACTGGCTACTTGGCAGCCAGCTCGCTTGAGCGGGCGCACGCTGCTCAATCCCGGTAGCGCCGGCGGCGGCCTCTACCACATCACACTCACTCCGCACTCACCACTGAGCTGGCAAGCCGGTGACGTGGTGGAGATCGCCTGCGGTGATGACGCCGATAGTGTGCGCGCCTACTCCATCGCCTCGCTGCCGTCAGACGGCGCCATTAGCCTGCTGGTGCGCCAACTGGCGGTGGCGCCGGGCCAATGGGGGCTCGGCTCCGGCCTGCTCACCGAACACTGGCCGTTGAACCAGGAGGTGCGGGTGCGGGTGCGCACCAACAGTGGCTTCCACAGCCAGCCGGGCCCGGCGATCCTGATCGGCAGCGGCACCGGTCTAGCCGGCTTGCTCGGCCATCTGCGCCAACGTGGCCGCGCTCACCCGGCCGACACCTGGTTGCTGTGGGGTGAGCGCAACGCGGCTGTGGACGACATCTGTGCTATTGAACTGGCGGAGTGGGCCGGGCGTGGGGTGCAGATCGACAAGGTATTTTCCCGCGATGGCCACCCCCTCCGTTACGTGCAGGAGCTGCTGCCGGGCTACGCCGACCAGCTCGATCACTGGTTGCAACGCGGCGCCACCCTCTATGTGTGCGGCAGTCTCGATGGCATGGGTGCCGGCGTCGACCAAACGCTACGCAGCCTGTTCGGCGCCGAACGCATCGACCAGCTCCTGGCCGCCGGTCGCTACCGGCGCGATCTGTACTGA